In one Portunus trituberculatus isolate SZX2019 chromosome 31, ASM1759143v1, whole genome shotgun sequence genomic region, the following are encoded:
- the LOC123511486 gene encoding uncharacterized protein LOC123511486: MGNVLLVILGLTASSLFTTAGTEAAAAVTFADKTVQITQLEVPASPTAGQNVTLSCRFRLGGSGHQLYTVNWWRGKDQFYTYKGSNYEPKHAYSFRGIRVLKEASTEDSVVLLNVTEATSGLFKCEVMGEGPSFRTAVRSKLMTVTVPPRSVEIEAPGSPRPLWYRPGQEVLLNCTARGAKPRTTLVWEVNGKQVRHTHLYQYTDRLDKRGRVTSTLGLRWRAPEFFDERRAVVTCRASVGAYSTSTSDTMYLDLAATARYNHYSSCGCRAGGAWAVLGLGVLVLLCRRYPR; this comes from the exons CGGGCACTGAGGCTGCGGCGGCGGTCACTTTCGCTGACAAGACGGTACAAATCACGCAGCTTGAAGTCCCGGCATCCCCAACCGCTGGCCAGAACGTAACCCTCTCCTGCCGCTTCCGTCTCGGGGGCTCCGGGCACCAGCTGTACACGGTGAACTGGTGGCGCGGGAAGGATCAGTTCTATACCTACAAGGGAAGCAATTATGAGCCCAAGCACGCCTATTCCTTCAGGGGCATTAGAGTGCTG AAGGAGGCGTCGACGGAGGACTCAGTGGTGCTGCTCAACGTGACGGAGGCGACATCAGGACTGTTTAAGTGTGAGGTGATGGGCGAGGGTCCCTCCTTCCGCACCGCCGTCAGGAGCAAGCTGATGACGGTCACTG TACCTCCCCGCTCAGTGGAAATCGAGGCCCCTGGTAGTCCTCGGCCGCTGTGGTACCGGCCCGGCCAGGAGGTGTTGCTCAACTGTACCGCGCGGGGAGCCAAGCCGAGAACCACTCTTGTCTGGGAGGTGAACGGAAAACAG gtGCGCCACACACACCTCTACCAGTACACAGACCGCCTGGACAAGCGAGGTCGCGTCACCTCCACGCTGGGTCTCCGCTGGCGAGCTCCGGAATTTTTCGACGAGCGGCGGGCTGTTGTCACCTGCCGGGCGTCTGTCGGCGcctactccacctccacctcagaCACCATGTACCTTGATCTGGCCGCCACCGCCCGCTACAACCACTACTCAtcctgcg GCTGTCGGGCGGGTGGCGCGTGGGCAGTCCTGGGCTTGGGAGTGCTGGTGCTGCTCTGCCGCCGCTACCCACGCTAG
- the LOC123511488 gene encoding uncharacterized protein LOC123511488 isoform X2: MSECMIVKEQHGFSVYVSRFEAPWDNPGLACIDEESKLVFSHVMWEINTWPAVTWSDSLFFNHWRSVPDVTWRRMRRWCWSVREERQEGDVSVWCLYFRGVADPQGLHWSDPEPQEGRIDITSPQPAEPDAGWLPLLREPAPGLH; this comes from the exons ATGAGTGAGTGCATGATAGTGAAGGAGCAACATGGATTCAG TGTTTATGTATCCAGGTTTGAGGCGCCATGGGACAACCCAGGCCTGGCCTGCATTGATGAAGAGAGCAAACTGGTATTCAGCCATGTAATGTGGGAGATAAACACCTGGCCTGCTGTGACCTGGAGTGACAGCCTTTTTTTCAACCACTGG cgaagtgtgccagatgtgacatggaggaggatgagacggtggtgctggagtgtgagagAAGAGCGACAGGAGGGAGATGTAAGCGTGTGGTGTTTATACTTTAGAg GAGTTGCCGATCCACAAGGCCTGCACTGGAGCGATCCCGAGCCACAGGAAGGAAGAATCGACATCACGTCGCCCCAGCCGGCGGAACCTGATGCTGGCTGGCTACCTCTACTAAGGGAACCAGCCCCAGGCCTCCATTAG
- the LOC123511488 gene encoding uncharacterized protein LOC123511488 isoform X1, whose protein sequence is MTAVMGRRRPHGSSAMRSGNRKNVYVSRFEAPWDNPGLACIDEESKLVFSHVMWEINTWPAVTWSDSLFFNHWRSVPDVTWRRMRRWCWSVREERQEGDVSVWCLYFRGVADPQGLHWSDPEPQEGRIDITSPQPAEPDAGWLPLLREPAPGLH, encoded by the exons ATGACTGCAGTGATGGGAAGAAGGCGCCCACACGGTTCTTCAGCCATGCGCTCtggaaataggaagaa TGTTTATGTATCCAGGTTTGAGGCGCCATGGGACAACCCAGGCCTGGCCTGCATTGATGAAGAGAGCAAACTGGTATTCAGCCATGTAATGTGGGAGATAAACACCTGGCCTGCTGTGACCTGGAGTGACAGCCTTTTTTTCAACCACTGG cgaagtgtgccagatgtgacatggaggaggatgagacggtggtgctggagtgtgagagAAGAGCGACAGGAGGGAGATGTAAGCGTGTGGTGTTTATACTTTAGAg GAGTTGCCGATCCACAAGGCCTGCACTGGAGCGATCCCGAGCCACAGGAAGGAAGAATCGACATCACGTCGCCCCAGCCGGCGGAACCTGATGCTGGCTGGCTACCTCTACTAAGGGAACCAGCCCCAGGCCTCCATTAG
- the LOC123511488 gene encoding uncharacterized protein LOC123511488 isoform X3, translating to MTAVMGRRRPHGSSAMRSGNRKNVYVSRFEAPWDNPGLACIDEESKLVFSHVMWEINTWPAVTWSDSLFFNHWELPIHKACTGAIPSHRKEESTSRRPSRRNLMLAGYLY from the exons ATGACTGCAGTGATGGGAAGAAGGCGCCCACACGGTTCTTCAGCCATGCGCTCtggaaataggaagaa TGTTTATGTATCCAGGTTTGAGGCGCCATGGGACAACCCAGGCCTGGCCTGCATTGATGAAGAGAGCAAACTGGTATTCAGCCATGTAATGTGGGAGATAAACACCTGGCCTGCTGTGACCTGGAGTGACAGCCTTTTTTTCAACCACTGG GAGTTGCCGATCCACAAGGCCTGCACTGGAGCGATCCCGAGCCACAGGAAGGAAGAATCGACATCACGTCGCCCCAGCCGGCGGAACCTGATGCTGGCTGGCTACCTCTACTAA